One part of the Salinivirga cyanobacteriivorans genome encodes these proteins:
- a CDS encoding DJ-1/PfpI family protein — translation MKKVLLLLANGFETYEASAFIDVIGWNLIDGDGSTRLFTCGMQKEIKTTFNQKVVVDYLIEEIDVGSFDALAVPGGFEEYNYYEDAYSEQFVSLIRKFNEQNKTIASVCVGSLPIGKSGILKNREATTYKVGKVRQQTLKSYGANVINEPVVTDLNVITSWNPSTAIDVAFLLLELLTSKNNTQHIREIMGFKPKNN, via the coding sequence ATGAAAAAAGTACTTTTATTATTGGCAAATGGCTTTGAGACCTACGAAGCCAGTGCTTTTATTGATGTAATAGGTTGGAACCTCATTGATGGTGATGGCTCCACCCGGTTGTTTACATGTGGTATGCAAAAAGAAATAAAAACCACATTTAACCAAAAAGTTGTTGTCGATTATCTGATTGAAGAAATTGATGTGGGTTCGTTTGATGCATTGGCAGTTCCCGGTGGATTTGAAGAGTATAACTACTATGAGGATGCTTACAGTGAGCAATTTGTGAGTTTAATTCGCAAGTTCAATGAACAAAATAAAACTATAGCTTCAGTATGTGTAGGCTCACTGCCAATTGGCAAAAGCGGAATACTAAAAAACAGGGAGGCCACCACCTATAAAGTAGGAAAAGTGAGGCAACAAACCCTCAAAAGTTATGGAGCAAATGTAATTAACGAGCCCGTTGTTACGGACCTCAATGTTATTACTTCATGGAATCCGTCAACAGCCATTGATGTGGCATTTCTATTACTGGAATTGCTTACCTCAAAAAACAATACCCAGCATATAAGGGAAATTATGGGGTTTAAGCCTAAAAATAATTAA
- a CDS encoding L-threonylcarbamoyladenylate synthase, producing MSIINDINIAAKHIQEGNLVAFPTETVYGLGANALDPLAVAKIFEAKERPSFDPLIVHIGNLNQLEQLVKENDERIYKLAEKFWPGPLTIVLPKSDIIPDLVTSGLPTVGIRMPGNDIALDLIRTSNCPIAAPSANKFGRISPTTALHVKKQLPGVDYILDGGKTTVGIESTIIRLTDKGFQILRNGIITKEDLETIIPHDAKSKIESLSAPGMLKSHYSPRKKLLIADAKSSNTNLSKAGLISFSGELEKAYAKVIRVSDKKDLKDYAVNMFEAMHTFEDDNDIETIIAEPVEETGIGIAIMDRLRKAEFNWRED from the coding sequence ATGAGCATCATAAACGATATCAATATAGCAGCTAAACATATTCAAGAAGGAAATCTTGTGGCCTTCCCAACCGAGACCGTATACGGGTTAGGTGCAAATGCGTTAGATCCATTGGCCGTGGCCAAAATATTTGAAGCCAAAGAACGCCCATCGTTCGATCCATTAATTGTACATATTGGCAACCTGAATCAATTAGAACAGCTTGTTAAAGAAAACGACGAACGAATATATAAGTTGGCAGAAAAATTTTGGCCTGGTCCACTTACTATTGTTTTGCCTAAAAGCGATATTATTCCCGATCTTGTTACATCAGGTTTACCTACAGTTGGAATACGCATGCCGGGAAACGACATTGCACTCGATCTCATACGCACATCAAATTGCCCGATAGCTGCTCCAAGTGCAAATAAATTCGGACGAATAAGTCCGACTACGGCACTGCATGTAAAAAAACAACTCCCGGGTGTAGATTACATTCTCGATGGCGGAAAAACCACAGTAGGAATTGAATCTACCATAATCAGACTAACAGATAAGGGTTTCCAGATCCTTAGAAACGGAATTATTACAAAAGAAGACCTTGAAACCATAATTCCCCACGATGCAAAATCAAAAATTGAAAGCCTGTCTGCCCCGGGCATGCTAAAATCGCATTACAGCCCCCGAAAAAAACTCTTGATTGCAGATGCAAAATCATCTAACACAAATCTATCAAAGGCTGGTTTAATATCGTTTTCGGGAGAATTGGAAAAAGCATACGCAAAGGTAATCAGGGTTTCAGATAAGAAAGACCTGAAAGATTATGCTGTCAATATGTTTGAAGCGATGCACACTTTCGAAGATGATAATGATATTGAAACCATTATTGCCGAACCCGTCGAAGAGACAGGAATTGGAATTGCCATAATGGACAGATTGAGGAAAGCTGAGTTTAATTGGCGGGAGGATTAG
- a CDS encoding DUF86 domain-containing protein → MKLEIKKYLYDIKESVDSIYEYLGDKRDFFEYQQNKLLRRGIERELEIIGEAINRILKLDSTIQIDNARAIVDTRNWVIHGYDKVDDVVIWGIISNHLPKLKIEIEKLLEE, encoded by the coding sequence ATGAAGCTTGAGATTAAGAAATACCTTTATGACATCAAGGAATCTGTTGACTCGATTTACGAATATCTTGGCGACAAACGTGATTTTTTTGAATATCAACAGAATAAATTGTTGCGACGAGGAATTGAACGTGAACTTGAGATTATTGGTGAAGCGATAAATCGAATTTTAAAGTTAGACTCGACAATTCAAATTGATAACGCGCGAGCAATTGTAGATACTAGGAATTGGGTGATCCATGGTTACGATAAAGTTGACGACGTGGTGATTTGGGGGATTATTTCAAATCATTTACCCAAACTGAAAATAGAAATTGAAAAACTTCTTGAAGAATAA
- a CDS encoding nucleotidyltransferase family protein: protein MQPILKNKLDDLKSICTTFGVTRLYAFGSAISGKFTPQSDIDFLISFDDKLTPEEYANNYLALHYQLRDLFKRDIDIVTERSLKNPYFIQKLNESKTLIYEA, encoded by the coding sequence ATGCAACCAATTCTTAAAAATAAATTAGACGACCTGAAATCAATTTGTACCACATTCGGTGTGACAAGGTTGTATGCATTTGGTTCTGCGATATCAGGAAAATTCACCCCACAGAGTGATATTGACTTTTTGATTTCTTTTGACGACAAATTGACTCCAGAGGAATACGCAAATAACTATCTTGCTTTACATTATCAACTTAGAGATCTTTTTAAACGTGATATTGATATTGTGACCGAACGATCGTTAAAAAATCCATATTTTATACAAAAATTAAACGAATCAAAAACCTTGATTTATGAAGCTTGA
- a CDS encoding type II toxin-antitoxin system RelE/ParE family toxin, whose protein sequence is MESTYKIIWTDEALTNLADIIDYLEHRWTEREIKNFAKLLDRQLNMIQTNPELFPTSPTSNRLRKTVLSKQTTIYYLLDNDEIRIVTLFDNRQNHKRLNNK, encoded by the coding sequence ATGGAAAGTACTTATAAAATAATTTGGACTGACGAAGCACTGACAAATTTGGCCGATATTATTGATTACCTTGAGCATCGCTGGACTGAAAGAGAGATTAAAAATTTCGCTAAACTTTTAGACAGACAGCTAAACATGATTCAAACAAATCCTGAACTTTTCCCAACAAGCCCGACATCGAATAGACTTAGAAAAACTGTATTGAGCAAGCAGACTACGATTTATTATCTTCTAGATAACGACGAGATTAGAATTGTTACACTTTTTGATAATCGACAAAATCATAAAAGGCTAAATAATAAATAA
- a CDS encoding type II toxin-antitoxin system RelE/ParE family toxin, which yields MTKYKLSNVAKEDLIRIHQFGIKRFGLTQADKYFDTFFDYFEIIADRPFAFESVDYIKHGYRRCVCGSDTIYFKVNDDIVEIMAIVGQQDLDNALNV from the coding sequence ATGACTAAGTACAAATTAAGTAATGTTGCCAAGGAGGATTTGATTAGGATTCATCAATTCGGAATTAAACGATTCGGGTTGACTCAAGCTGATAAATATTTTGACACCTTTTTTGACTATTTTGAAATTATAGCGGACCGACCATTTGCTTTTGAATCAGTTGACTATATTAAACATGGATACAGACGATGTGTTTGTGGTTCTGACACAATTTATTTCAAAGTAAATGACGACATAGTTGAAATTATGGCGATAGTAGGTCAACAAGATCTTGACAATGCATTAAATGTTTAG